A genomic segment from Dermatobacter hominis encodes:
- the murC gene encoding UDP-N-acetylmuramate--L-alanine ligase, producing MSAPPDLDLSAPRRVHLVAIGGAGMSGIATLLAQSGHEVSGSDAVDSPVLDRLRNLGVTAWVGHDAGHVASLDELDVVGISTAVPDDNPEVVAAHDRGVPVLRRTGLLPALAAVRPLLSVAGTHGKTTTTSLLVAALRGAGEDPSFLTGAPVAALGGVAAAWRPGPWLVLEADESDGSFLSGPRAGAIVTNVEPDHLEHWGGWEALKDGFRRFLAGTDGPRVVCADDEVAAELGAESGAATYGTAEGSDHRVTDLELGPDGSRFRVVGPGATVDVALPLPGLHNALDAAGALALVAELGLDVAAAAAGLSDFGGVARRFERKGVAAGVTVVDDYAHLPTEVRAALAAGASGGYGRVVAVFQPHRYSRTQALWREFGEAFGDADLLVLTDVYPAGEAPRPGVTGKLLVDATLDHHPHRPLAWMPSLDDVVRYLVAALRPGDLLMTVGAGDVTTVGPRVLEQLEAAGA from the coding sequence GTGAGCGCACCGCCCGACCTCGACCTGTCGGCGCCCCGGCGCGTGCACCTCGTCGCGATCGGGGGCGCGGGCATGAGCGGCATCGCCACCCTCCTCGCGCAGTCGGGGCACGAGGTGTCGGGCAGCGACGCGGTCGACTCACCCGTGCTCGACCGGCTCCGGAACCTGGGCGTGACGGCCTGGGTCGGCCACGACGCCGGCCACGTCGCGTCGCTCGACGAGCTCGACGTGGTCGGGATCAGCACGGCGGTCCCCGACGACAACCCCGAGGTGGTCGCCGCGCACGACCGCGGCGTGCCGGTGCTGCGCCGCACCGGCCTGCTGCCGGCCCTCGCCGCCGTGCGACCGCTCCTGTCGGTCGCGGGCACCCACGGCAAGACCACCACCACGTCGCTGCTCGTCGCCGCGCTGCGCGGCGCCGGCGAGGACCCGTCGTTCCTCACCGGGGCGCCCGTCGCCGCGCTCGGCGGGGTGGCGGCCGCCTGGCGGCCCGGCCCGTGGCTGGTGCTCGAGGCCGACGAGAGCGATGGCTCGTTCCTGTCGGGCCCGAGGGCCGGGGCGATCGTGACGAACGTCGAGCCGGACCACCTGGAGCACTGGGGCGGGTGGGAGGCGCTGAAGGACGGCTTCCGGCGGTTCCTCGCCGGCACCGACGGCCCCCGCGTCGTCTGCGCCGACGACGAGGTCGCCGCCGAGCTCGGCGCCGAGTCCGGTGCGGCCACCTACGGCACCGCGGAGGGGTCGGACCACCGGGTCACCGACCTCGAGCTCGGTCCCGACGGCAGCCGGTTCCGCGTCGTCGGCCCGGGGGCGACGGTCGACGTGGCGCTGCCGCTGCCGGGGCTGCACAACGCCCTCGACGCCGCCGGCGCGCTGGCGCTGGTCGCCGAGCTGGGCCTCGACGTGGCGGCCGCCGCCGCCGGCCTCTCCGACTTCGGCGGGGTGGCCCGGCGCTTCGAGCGCAAGGGCGTCGCGGCGGGGGTGACCGTCGTCGACGACTACGCGCACCTGCCGACCGAGGTGCGGGCCGCGCTCGCCGCCGGCGCGAGCGGGGGCTACGGGCGCGTGGTCGCCGTGTTCCAGCCCCACCGCTACTCCCGGACCCAGGCGCTGTGGCGCGAGTTCGGCGAGGCCTTCGGCGACGCGGACCTGCTCGTCCTCACCGACGTGTACCCGGCGGGCGAGGCGCCCCGGCCGGGCGTCACCGGCAAGCTGCTCGTCGACGCCACGCTCGACCACCACCCGCACCGCCCGCTCGCCTGGATGCCGTCGCTCGACGACGTCGTCCGCTACCTCGTCGCCGCGCTGCGGCCCGGCGACCTCCTCATGACCGTCGGCGCGGGCGACGTCACGACCGTCGGGCCGCGCGTCCTCGAGCAGCTCGAGGCGGCGGGCGCATGA
- the ftsW gene encoding putative lipid II flippase FtsW, whose product MTATRRTGTRSSGTSRKPAASGRSTGRSATATRRPATGTRRSATAARPRRPEVEVVRRGPSPSTVVVVTVSLLCGLGLVMVYSASSVTAVRTLGNSWGIVARQAMWLGLGVGAAFAASRVPWRVWRDKVALPLMLVSVAALGYVALGVLVQKAAGTSLPFVITVNGATRWVGVGSMQFQPSDLAKPALILWLAKLLSERGRDVRTWEGLKPVLVWSGLTCALVVLGDDLGTTMLLGAVTLAMVFMAGAPLSKLATMGGVSLGLGALAIVGLERFRVTRILAFLEPDKYRQGAGWQLWQSQIGLASGGLFGSGPGLARSKWGFLPEAHTDFILAVIGEELGLAGSLVVLGLFVAFMGAGCAIGMRARSPFGRLVAFGVTTWIGVQALINIGVTVGTLPTKGITLPFVSYGGSSLLMALFGVGILLSVARDA is encoded by the coding sequence GTGACCGCCACCCGCCGCACCGGCACCCGCTCGTCGGGCACGAGCCGGAAGCCGGCCGCTTCCGGCCGTTCGACCGGTCGCAGCGCGACCGCGACGCGGCGCCCGGCCACCGGCACGCGGCGCTCGGCCACTGCGGCTCGACCCCGCCGGCCCGAGGTCGAGGTCGTCCGCCGGGGACCGAGCCCGTCGACGGTCGTCGTCGTCACGGTCTCGCTGCTCTGCGGGCTCGGCCTCGTGATGGTGTACTCCGCGTCGTCGGTCACCGCCGTGCGCACGCTCGGCAACAGCTGGGGGATCGTCGCCCGGCAGGCGATGTGGCTGGGCCTCGGCGTCGGCGCCGCGTTCGCCGCCTCCCGGGTCCCGTGGCGCGTCTGGCGCGACAAGGTGGCGCTGCCGCTGATGCTCGTGTCGGTCGCCGCCCTCGGCTACGTCGCGCTCGGCGTGCTCGTCCAGAAGGCGGCCGGGACGTCGCTGCCGTTCGTCATCACGGTCAACGGCGCCACCCGCTGGGTCGGCGTCGGCTCGATGCAGTTCCAGCCGTCGGACCTCGCCAAGCCGGCGCTCATCCTCTGGCTCGCCAAGCTGCTCTCCGAGCGCGGTCGCGACGTGCGGACCTGGGAGGGGCTCAAGCCGGTGCTCGTGTGGAGCGGGCTGACGTGCGCGCTCGTCGTGCTCGGCGACGACCTCGGCACGACGATGCTGCTCGGCGCCGTGACGTTGGCGATGGTGTTCATGGCCGGTGCGCCGCTGTCCAAGCTGGCCACGATGGGCGGGGTGTCGCTCGGCCTCGGGGCGCTGGCGATCGTCGGGCTGGAGCGGTTCCGGGTCACGCGCATCCTGGCCTTCCTCGAGCCCGACAAGTACCGGCAGGGCGCGGGCTGGCAGCTGTGGCAGTCCCAGATCGGTCTGGCGTCGGGCGGCCTCTTCGGGAGCGGCCCGGGCCTCGCGCGCTCCAAGTGGGGGTTCCTGCCCGAGGCCCACACCGACTTCATCCTCGCCGTGATCGGCGAGGAGCTCGGCCTGGCCGGCAGCCTCGTCGTCCTCGGCCTGTTCGTGGCCTTCATGGGCGCCGGCTGCGCGATCGGGATGCGGGCACGCTCGCCGTTCGGCCGGCTCGTCGCCTTCGGCGTGACCACCTGGATCGGCGTGCAGGCGCTCATCAACATCGGCGTGACGGTCGGGACGCTGCCGACGAAGGGCATCACGCTGCCGTTCGTCTCCTACGGCGGGTCCTCGCTGCTCATGGCGCTGTTCGGCGTCGGGATCCTGCTGTCGGTCGCCCGCGACGCATGA
- the murB gene encoding UDP-N-acetylmuramate dehydrogenase translates to MSGEAVWRPDVPIGPLTTYRVGGAARWFLTVHRVEDLLDVARRLEGRAVLVVGKGSNLLVRDAGFDGLVVQLGDAFAGIDVLDGPRSDEDVAGSATVRAGGAAFLPVVARRTVAAGLTGFEWAVGVPGSIGGAVRMNAGGHGSEIAESLVGVRVVDLRTGEDGSVPASDLDLAYRSSNVRDDQVVVHADLRLRPGDVAAGEAELSEIVRWRREHQPGGQNAGSVFTNPEGDSAGRLIDAAGCRGLRIGTAEVSTKHANFIQADAGGSADDVFALMVAVARRVMDEHGVELHPETRMVGFPPFAEAIGAAP, encoded by the coding sequence ATGAGCGGCGAGGCCGTCTGGCGACCCGACGTCCCGATCGGGCCCCTCACCACCTACCGGGTGGGCGGCGCGGCCCGCTGGTTCCTGACCGTGCACCGGGTGGAGGACCTCCTCGACGTCGCCCGCCGCCTCGAGGGGCGGGCCGTCCTGGTGGTCGGCAAGGGCTCCAACCTCCTGGTCCGCGACGCGGGCTTCGACGGCCTCGTCGTCCAGCTCGGTGACGCGTTCGCCGGCATCGACGTGCTCGACGGGCCCCGGTCCGACGAGGACGTGGCCGGGTCGGCGACCGTGCGCGCCGGCGGCGCCGCCTTCCTCCCCGTCGTGGCCCGCCGGACCGTGGCGGCGGGGCTGACCGGCTTCGAGTGGGCCGTCGGGGTGCCGGGTTCGATCGGCGGCGCGGTCCGCATGAACGCCGGCGGCCACGGCTCCGAGATCGCGGAATCCCTCGTCGGGGTCCGCGTGGTCGATCTCCGCACCGGGGAGGATGGGTCGGTGCCCGCCTCGGACCTCGACCTCGCGTACCGGAGCTCGAACGTCCGCGACGACCAGGTCGTCGTCCACGCCGACCTCCGGCTGCGGCCCGGCGACGTCGCCGCCGGCGAGGCCGAGCTGTCCGAGATCGTGCGGTGGCGGCGCGAGCACCAGCCGGGTGGGCAGAACGCCGGCTCGGTGTTCACCAACCCCGAGGGCGACTCGGCCGGACGCCTGATCGACGCCGCGGGGTGCCGGGGCCTGCGCATCGGCACCGCCGAGGTGTCGACCAAGCACGCCAACTTCATCCAGGCCGACGCGGGCGGCTCGGCCGACGACGTGTTCGCGCTCATGGTCGCGGTCGCCCGGCGGGTCATGGACGAGCACGGCGTCGAGCTGCACCCCGAGACGCGCATGGTCGGCTTCCCGCCCTTCGCGGAGGCGATCGGGGCCGCGCCGTGA
- a CDS encoding UDP-N-acetylglucosamine--N-acetylmuramyl-(pentapeptide) pyrophosphoryl-undecaprenol N-acetylglucosamine transferase translates to MTTTDASGAGPTWAIIAGGGTAGHVLPGLAVGRELVRRGHDPASIHFVGAERGIEVRLVPEAGFGLTVLPGRGIERTVSLQNVVAVLGLVSALWKAIVLVRRRRPAVVLALGGFASAACAIAAVLWRVPLVVADQNARAGAANKLVARFAAASAVPFEETDLPKAVVTGNPVREEILAVGADRDRAGARAELGLPEDRTVVVAFAGSLGSRRLNTALYGAVERWADRDDLAVHHVIGSRDWEDRPDLARGAGLGDGAGEGGAAEGATGLVYQPVRYQDRMDLVLAAADLAVCRAGGTTVAELAVVGVPAVLVPLPIATRDHQTANAGPLVRAGAAVLVADDELDTDRLVAEVERLLGGGGGGLTAMGAAARSVGRPDAAAAVADLVERAASGERGGSGGR, encoded by the coding sequence ATGACCACCACCGACGCCTCCGGAGCGGGCCCCACCTGGGCGATCATCGCCGGGGGCGGCACCGCCGGCCACGTGCTGCCCGGCCTCGCCGTCGGTCGCGAGCTCGTCCGCCGCGGCCACGACCCGGCGTCGATCCACTTCGTCGGCGCCGAGCGGGGGATCGAGGTGCGCCTGGTGCCCGAGGCCGGCTTCGGCCTGACCGTGCTGCCGGGCCGCGGCATCGAGCGGACCGTCAGCCTCCAGAACGTGGTGGCGGTGCTCGGGCTCGTCTCGGCGCTGTGGAAGGCGATCGTGCTGGTGCGACGGCGCCGTCCCGCCGTCGTGCTGGCGCTCGGCGGGTTCGCCAGCGCGGCGTGCGCGATCGCCGCGGTGCTCTGGCGGGTGCCGCTCGTCGTGGCCGACCAGAACGCCCGTGCGGGCGCGGCCAACAAGCTCGTCGCCCGCTTCGCGGCGGCGTCGGCCGTGCCGTTCGAGGAGACCGATCTGCCCAAGGCGGTCGTGACCGGCAACCCGGTGCGCGAGGAGATCCTGGCCGTCGGCGCGGATCGCGACCGGGCCGGCGCCCGGGCCGAGCTCGGGCTGCCCGAGGACCGCACGGTGGTCGTGGCGTTCGCCGGCTCGCTCGGCTCGCGCCGCCTCAACACCGCGCTGTACGGCGCGGTCGAGCGCTGGGCGGACCGCGACGACCTGGCCGTGCACCACGTCATCGGCTCGCGGGACTGGGAGGACCGGCCCGACCTCGCCCGCGGCGCCGGCCTTGGGGACGGCGCCGGGGAGGGCGGGGCGGCCGAGGGCGCGACCGGGCTCGTGTACCAGCCGGTGCGCTACCAGGACCGCATGGACCTCGTGCTGGCGGCCGCCGACCTCGCCGTGTGCCGGGCCGGCGGCACGACCGTCGCCGAGCTGGCGGTGGTCGGCGTGCCCGCGGTGCTCGTGCCCCTGCCGATCGCGACGCGCGACCACCAGACCGCGAACGCCGGCCCCCTGGTGCGCGCCGGCGCGGCGGTGCTCGTCGCCGACGACGAGCTCGACACCGACCGGCTCGTGGCCGAGGTCGAGCGCCTGCTCGGCGGTGGCGGTGGCGGCCTGACGGCGATGGGCGCGGCGGCGCGGTCGGTGGGCCGGCCCGACGCCGCGGCGGCGGTCGCCGACCTGGTCGAGCGCGCCGCGTCCGGCGAGCGGGGCGGGAGCGGCGGCCGGTGA
- the murD gene encoding UDP-N-acetylmuramoyl-L-alanine--D-glutamate ligase codes for MSEPAGGGLPERRLLLHGLGITNAAVARAAVAHGLEVVLSDDGRPALAGALGDELGAPVVLEPSAGALEDLVRSVDAVVPAPGLPEHHPLFVLAAAHGRPVLSEFDLAAAWDDRPVLAITGTNGKTTVTTLVTAMLERSGRRAAAVGNLDTPLVEAIARDDLDVFVVEASSFRLAHSRRFAPLVGTWLNFAPDHLDVHRTLDDYRMAKARIWRDQGAGDTAVAAAEDPVVDAAIVARTQVAAAEDVPGPAVLRFGLAPVEGGRAVEYHQDGSLLVGPARPGGEPVELVDVADMWRALPHDRTNALAAAATALAGGATVEGVRAALRDFRGLPHRVELVGERDDVRWYDDSKATAPHATLAALRGFDSVVLVAGGRNKGLDLGELHLGADHVRAVVGIGESGAEVLAAFPDRPGRLATSMAEAVASAAELAEGGDVVLLSPGCASFDWYGSYSERGDDFAARVRELVLAGDGGAA; via the coding sequence TCGTGCTGTCCGACGACGGCCGCCCCGCCCTCGCGGGCGCGCTGGGCGACGAGCTCGGGGCGCCGGTCGTGCTGGAGCCGTCGGCGGGTGCGCTGGAGGACCTCGTGCGGTCGGTCGACGCCGTCGTGCCCGCACCGGGCCTCCCCGAGCACCACCCCCTGTTCGTGCTCGCCGCGGCGCACGGGCGACCCGTGCTCAGCGAGTTCGACCTCGCCGCGGCCTGGGACGACCGGCCGGTGCTGGCGATCACCGGCACCAACGGCAAGACGACGGTGACCACGCTCGTCACCGCCATGCTCGAGCGGTCGGGCCGCCGGGCCGCGGCGGTCGGCAACCTCGACACGCCGCTGGTCGAGGCGATCGCCCGCGACGACCTCGACGTCTTCGTCGTCGAGGCGTCGTCGTTCCGGCTGGCCCACAGCCGCCGGTTCGCTCCGCTGGTCGGCACGTGGCTGAACTTCGCGCCCGACCACCTCGACGTGCACCGCACGCTCGACGACTACCGCATGGCCAAGGCGCGGATCTGGCGCGACCAGGGCGCCGGCGACACCGCCGTAGCCGCCGCCGAGGACCCGGTCGTCGACGCCGCCATCGTGGCCCGCACCCAGGTCGCCGCGGCCGAGGACGTGCCCGGGCCGGCCGTGCTCCGGTTCGGGCTCGCTCCGGTCGAGGGGGGCCGCGCCGTGGAGTACCACCAGGACGGCTCGCTGCTGGTCGGGCCGGCGCGCCCCGGCGGCGAGCCGGTCGAGCTCGTCGACGTCGCGGACATGTGGCGTGCGCTGCCGCACGACCGCACCAACGCGCTCGCGGCGGCCGCCACGGCGCTGGCCGGTGGCGCGACCGTCGAGGGCGTGCGCGCCGCGCTGCGCGACTTCCGCGGGCTGCCCCACCGGGTCGAGCTCGTGGGCGAGCGCGACGACGTGCGCTGGTACGACGACTCGAAGGCGACCGCGCCCCACGCCACGCTGGCCGCCCTGCGCGGGTTCGACTCCGTCGTGCTCGTGGCCGGCGGCCGGAACAAGGGCCTCGACCTCGGCGAGCTGCACCTCGGTGCCGACCACGTGCGGGCCGTCGTGGGCATCGGCGAGTCGGGCGCCGAGGTGCTCGCCGCGTTCCCCGACCGGCCGGGCCGGCTCGCCACGTCGATGGCCGAGGCGGTGGCCTCGGCCGCGGAGCTGGCCGAGGGCGGCGACGTCGTCCTGCTGTCGCCCGGCTGCGCCTCGTTCGACTGGTACGGCTCGTACTCGGAGCGGGGCGACGACTTCGCGGCCCGGGTCCGCGAGCTCGTGCTCGCCGGCGACGGGGGTGCGGCGTGA